A stretch of Saccharomyces cerevisiae S288C chromosome IV, complete sequence DNA encodes these proteins:
- the UME6 gene encoding DNA-binding transcriptional regulator UME6 (Rpd3L histone deacetylase complex subunit; key transcriptional regulator of early meiotic genes; involved in chromatin remodeling and transcriptional repression via DNA looping; binds URS1 upstream regulatory sequence, represses transcription by recruiting conserved histone deacetylase Rpd3p (through co-repressor Sin3p) and chromatin-remodeling factor Isw2p; couples metabolic responses to nutritional cues with initiation and progression of meiosis): protein MLDKARSQSKHMDESNAAASLLSMETTANNHHYLHNKTSRATLMNSSQDGKKHAEDEVSDGANSRHPTISSASIESLKTTYDENPLLSIMKSTCAPNNTPVHTPSGSPSLKVQSGGDIKDDPKENDTTTTTNTTLQDRRDSDNAVHAAASPLAPSNTPSDPKSLCNGHVAQATDPQISGAIQPQYTATNEDVFPYSSTSTNSNTATTTIVAGAKKKIHLPPPQAPAVSSPGTTAAGSGAGTGSGIRSRTGSDLPLIITSANKNNGKTTNSPMSILSRNNSTNNNDNNSIQSSDSRESSNNNEIGGYLRGGTKRGGSPSNDSQVQHNVHDDQCAVGVAPRNFYFNKDREITDPNVKLDENESKINISFWLNSKYRDEAYSLNESSSNNASSNTDTPTNSRHANTSSSITSRNNFQHFRFNQIPSQPPTSASSFTSTNNNNPQRNNINRGEDPFATSSRPSTGFFYGDLPNRNNRNSPFHTNEQYIPPPPPKYINSKLDGLRSRLLLGPNSASSSTKLDDDLGTAAAVLSNMRSSPYRTHDKPISNVNDMNNTNALGVPASRPHSSSFPSKGVLRPILLRIHNSEQQPIFESNNSTAVFDEDQDQNQDLSPYHLNLNSKKVLDPTFESRTRQVTWNKNGKRIDRRLSAPEQQQQLEVPPLKKSRRSVGNARVASQTNSDYNSLGESSTSSAPSSPSLKASSGLAYTADYPNATSPDFAKSKGKNVKPKAKSKAKQSSKKRPNNTTSKSKANNSQESNNATSSTSQGTRSRTGCWICRLRKKKCTEERPHCFNCERLKLDCHYDAFKPDFVSDPKKKQMKLEEIKKKTKEAKRRAMKKK, encoded by the coding sequence ATGCTAGACAAGGCGCGCTCTCAAAGCAAACACATGGACGAATCTAATGCGGCTGCCTCTCTGCTTTCGATGGAAACAACCGCCAACAATCATCACTATTTGCACAATAAAACATCTCGTGCCACGCTGATGAATAGCAGCCAAGACGGCAAAAAACATGCAGAAGATGAAGTTAGTGATGGAGCTAACTCCCGCCATCCTACAATTTCCAGTGCTAGCATCGAATCTCTCAAGACAACCTACGATGAAAACCCTTTGCTTTCTATTATGAAATCGACATGTGCGCCCAACAACACTCCCGTGCATACTCCGTCTGGTTCGCCGAGTTTGAAAGTCCAAAGTGGCGGAGATATCAAAGACGATCCTAAGGAAAACGATACTACTACTACGACCAATACTACACTTCAAGATCGCCGTGACAGCGATAACGCTGTGCATGCTGCCGCCAGCCCACTCGCGCCTTCCAATACACCTTCGGATCCTAAGTCATTGTGCAATGGCCATGTCGCACAGGCTACAGACCCACAAATTTCCGGTGCTATTCAGCCGCAGTATACTGCAACCAACGAGGATGTTTTCCCTTACTCCTCCACCTCCACTAATAGTAACACTGCCACTACTACTATCGTCGCCGgcgccaaaaaaaaaatacatttgCCGCCACCACAAGCTCCAGCGGTTTCTTCCCCCGGTACCACCGCAGCAGGCTCGGGCGCGGGCACGGGCTCGGGCATCCGTTCCCGCACAGGATCGGATTTGCCGCTCATCATTACCAGCGCCAACAAGAACAACGGTAAGACTACCAATTCGCCTATGTCGATACTGAGCAGAAACAACAgtaccaacaacaacgaCAATAATTCGATACAAAGCTCAGATTCGAGAGAATCCTCTAATAACAATGAGATTGGCGGGTATTTGCGCGGCGGAACTAAGCGCGGCGGCAGTCCATCTAACGACTCTCAGGTCCAGCATAATGTGCATGATGACCAATGTGCCGTGGGCGTGGCGCCCAGGAACTTCTATTTCAACAAGGATAGAGAGATAACAGACCCAAATGTAAAACTGGACGAGAACGAATCAAAAATCAACATATCGTTCTGGCTAAATTCGAAATACAGAGATGAGGCTTATTCTTTGAATGAATCATCCTCCAACAATGCTAGTTCAAACACGGATACGCCTACAAACTCTCGACATGCGAACACCAGCTCTTCCATTACCAGCAGAAACAATTTCCAGCATTTTAGGTTCAACCAAATACCTTCTCAACCTCCAACTTCCGCATCTTCGTTTACAAGCacaaacaacaacaacccTCAACGGAACAATATCAATCGCGGTGAAGACCCGTTTGCCACTTCGTCAAGACCTTCTACTGGGTTTTTTTACGGCGATTTGCCGAATCGTAACAATAGAAATAGTCCCTTCCATACAAATGAACAATACATCCCACCACCTCCACCGAAATACATCAATTCTAAATTGGATGGATTGAGATCAAGATTATTGCTCGGTCCGAATTCTGCATCTTCATCTACCAAACTAGACGACGACTTGGGTacagcagcagcagtgCTATCAAACATGAGATCATCCCCATATAGAACTCATGATAAACCCATTTCCAATGTCAATGACATGAATAACACAAATGCGCTCGGTGTGCCGGCTAGTAGGCCTCATTCGTCATCTTTTCCATCAAAGGGTGTCTTAAGACCAATTCTGTTACGTATCCATAATTCCGAACAACAACCCATTTTCGAAAGCAACAATTCTACAGCTGTTTTTGATGAAGACCAGGACCAAAATCAAGACTTGTCTCCTTACCATTTAAATCTAAACTCTAAAAAGGTTTTAGATCCCACTTTTGAGTCAAGGACAAGGCAAGTTACTTGGAATAAGAATGGTAAGCGAATAGACAGACGCCTTTCTGCTCCagaacaacaacagcaactGGAAGTTCcaccattgaaaaaatcgaGAAGGTCAGTTGGAAACGCAAGAGTAGCAAGCCAAACCAATAGCGATTATAATTCTCTTGGCGAATCCTCAACTTCGTCAGCTCCATCGTCTCCATCTTTGAAGGCTTCTTCTGGCTTGGCATATACCGCTGATTATCCTAACGCTACTTCGCCGGATTTCGCTAAAtctaaaggaaaaaatgtCAAGCCTAAGGCAAAATCAAAGGCGAAACAGtcatcaaagaaaagaccAAATAATACTACTTCGAAATCAAAAGCAAACAATTCTCAAGAATCGAATAATGCTACTTCCTCAACGTCTCAAGGTACAAGGTCCCGTACTGGTTGCTGGATTTGTAGattaaggaaaaagaagtgTACCGAGGAAAGACCGCACTGTTTCAACTGTGAAAGGTTGAAATTGGACTGTCACTATGACGCGTTCAAACCAGATTTTGTATCTgatccaaagaaaaaacagatGAAACTGGAggaaatcaagaaaaaaacaaaagaggccaaaagaagagcaatgaaaaaaaaataa
- the MSS4 gene encoding 1-phosphatidylinositol-4-phosphate 5-kinase (Phosphatidylinositol-4-phosphate 5-kinase; involved in actin cytoskeleton organization and cell morphogenesis; multicopy suppressor of stt4 mutation), giving the protein MSVLRSQPPSVVPLHLTTSTSRKTEQEPSLLHSAIIERHQDRSVPNSNSNPDSNHRIKKDRNNHTSYHSSSNSESNMESPRLSDGESSTPTSIEELNPTINNSRLVKRNYSISIDPLHDNSNNNTDDDHPNTITSPRPNSTSNKEMQKYSFPEGKESKKITTPSLNSNNCLDLDNSSLVHTDSYIQDLNDDHILLNKRVSRRSSRISAVTATSTTIKQRRNTQDSNLPNIPFHASKHSQILPMDDSDVIKLANGDTSMKPNSATKISHSMTSLPLHPLPQPSQKSKQYHMISKSTTSLPPENDHYYQHSRGTNHNHAANAAAVNNNTTTTTAATGLKRSESATAEIKKMRQSLLHKREMKRKRKTFLVDDDRVLIGNKVSEGHVNFIIAYNMLTGIRVAVSRCSGIMKPLTPADFRFTKKLAFDYHGNELTPSSQYAFKFKDYCPEVFRELRALFGLDPADYLVSLTSKYILSELNSPGKSGSFFYYSRDYKYIIKTIHHSEHIHLRKHIQEYYNHVRDNPNTLICQFYGLHRVKMPISFQNKIKHRKIYFLVMNNLFPPHLDIHITYDLKGSTWGRFTNLDKERLAKDRSYRPVMKDLNWLEEGQKIKFGPLKKKTFLTQLKKDVELLAKLNTMDYSLLIGIHDINKAKEDDLQLADTASIEEQPQTQGPIRTGTGTVVRHFFREFEGGIRASDQFNNDVDLIYYVGIIDFLTNYSVMKKLETFWRSLRHDTKLVSAIPPRDYANRFYEFIEDSVDPLPQKKTQSSYRDDPNQKNYKD; this is encoded by the coding sequence ATGTCAGTCTTGCGATCACAACCTCCTTCAGTTGTACCGCTACATCTGACAACATCCACCAGTCGCAAAACAGAACAGGAACCATCGCTATTGCACTCTGCAATAATTGAGCGACATCAAGACCGTTCGGTGCCGAATTCGAATTCGAATCCGGATTCGAACCATCGAATAAAAAAGGATCGCAATAATCACACTAGCTACCATTCTTCATCGAATTCGGAGTCAAACATGGAAAGTCCTCGCTTGTCAGATGGTGAGTCTTCCACTCCGACCTCTATTGAAGAGTTAAACCCAACAATAAATAATTCGAGGCTGGTGAAGAGAAACTACTCAATATCAATTGATCCTTTGCATGACAAcagcaataataatacgGATGATGATCATCCAAACACCATAACTTCTCCCCGACCAAATAGCACTAGTAACAAGGAAATGCAGAAATATAGTTTTCCCGAAGGTAAGGAGTcgaagaaaataacaacACCCTCGTTAAACTCGAATAATTGTTTGGATTTGGACAATTCCAGTCTTGTTCACACAGATTCGTATATACAAGACTTAAATGACGATCATATTTTACTAAACAAGCGCGTTTCGAGGCGATCTTCCAGAATATCGGCAGTAACAGCAACTTCCACGACAATTaagcaaagaagaaatactCAGGATTCAAACCTGCCCAATATTCCCTTTCACGCTTCCAAGCATTCTCAAATTCTACCTATGGATGATTCAGATGTAATAAAATTGGCCAATGGAGATACCAGCATGAAACCAAATTCTGCTACTAAAATTAGTCACTCAATGACTTCTTTGCCTCTTCACCCACTTCCACAACCTTCTCAAAAGTCAAAGCAATATCATATGATATCCAAATCAACCACTTCTTTGCCGCCAGAGAATGACCACTACTATCAACACAGTCGTGGCACCAACCATAATCACGCTGCTAatgctgctgctgttaataataatactactactactacCGCTGCTACGGGTCTGAAAAGATCAGAGTCTGCAACGGCAGAAATTAAGAAGATGAGACAATCTTTGCTGCataaaagagaaatgaaaaggaaaagaaaaacatttttGGTGGATGACGATCGTGTTTTGATCGGTAATAAAGTCAGTGAAGGCCATGTCAACTTTATTATAGCTTATAACATGCTAACTGGTATTCGTGTCGCAGTGTCACGTTGTTCTGGCATAATGAAACCTTTAACTCCGGCAGACTTTAGATTTACGAAGAAGCTTGCCTTTGATTATCACGGAAATGAATTGACCCCTTCTTCTCAGTATGCATTTAAGTTTAAGGACTACTGTCCCGAAGTCTTTAGGGAACTTCGTGCATTATTCGGCTTAGACCCTGCTGATTATTTGGTTTCGTTAACTTCCAAGTACATTTTGAGTGAGTTGAACTCGCCAGGTAAAAGTggttcatttttttattattcgAGAGATTacaaatatattatcaagaCCATACATCATTCTGAGCATATTCATCTGAGAAAGCACATACAAGAATACTATAACCATGTAAGAGACAATCCAAACACTTTGATTTGTCAATTTTATGGTTTGCATAGAGTGAAAATGCCTATATcgtttcaaaataaaattaagCATCGGAAAATTTACTTCCTAGTCATGAATAACTTATTTCCACCACACTTAGACATTCACATTACTTATGATTTAAAAGGTTCCACATGGGGCCGTTTTACCAATTTGGATAAAGAAAGGTTGGCGAAAGATAGATCATATAGGCCTGTGATGAAAGATTTAAATTGGCTTGAAGAAGGTCAGAAAATTAAATTCGGtccattgaagaagaagacttTTTTGACACAGCTGAAAAAAGATGTGGAATTGCTTGCTAAATTGAATACAATGGACTATTCCTTGTTAATTGGCATTCATGACATCAATAAAGCTAAAGAAGACGACTTACAATTGGCGGATACGGCATCTATTGAGGAGCAACCACAGACTCAAGGACCCATAAGAACCGGTACCGGAACGGTAGTACGACATTTTTTTAGAGAGTTTGAAGGTGGAATTCGAGCATCTGATCAATTCAACAATGATGTGGATTTGATTTATTACGTGGGGATAATCGATTTCTTGACTAATTACTCAGttatgaagaaattagaaACGTTTTGGAGAAGTCTACGCCATGATACCAAGTTGGTGAGTGCCATACCTCCAAGAGACTACGCCAATAGGTTTTACGAATTCATAGAAGATTCTGTAGATCCTCTGCCCCAGAAAAAAACTCAATCGTCGTATAGAGACGACCCTAAccagaaaaattataaagACTGA
- a CDS encoding uncharacterized protein (hypothetical protein; conserved among S. cerevisiae strains; YDR209C is not an essential gene; partially overlaps uncharacterized gene YDR210W), translated as MNDGQFLFQRNDPIILYTFLLKSNYTVFRSIDERLCDFVFYIDHFLNKRISYRIPILIRNNNTNILNNCPSSFPPLVDLVGHRLVAAEDNPVAVDLVDNNLVVVDLVDNNLAVGVLVGSNLVVGSLVFALLTCFEDG; from the coding sequence ATGAACGATGGTCAATTCTTGTTCCAACGTAACGATCCCATCATATTATATACATTTTTGCTTAAAAGTAATTATACAGTCTTTCGCAGCATAGATGAAAGGCTATGTGATTTCGTTTTTTATATTGACCACTTCTTGAACAAACGAATCAGTTATCGCATACCAATTCTAATAAGAAACAACAACACAAACATTTTAAACAACTGTCCAAGCAGCTTTCCTCCTTTGGTTGACCTTGTTGGACATAGACTGGTTGCTGCTGAGGATAACCCTGTTGCGGTGGACCTTGTTGATAATAACCTTGTTGTGGTGGACCTTGTTGATAATAACCTTGCTGTGGGGGTCCTTGTTGGTAGTAACCTTGTTGTTGGCTCATTAGTTTTCGCTCTTTTGACTTGTTTCGAAGACGGATAG
- the CPP2 gene encoding cysteine-rich palmitoylated domain-containing protein CPP2 (Tail-anchored plasma membrane (PM) protein; C-terminal palmitoylation is required for membrane anchoring and protein stability; PM localization is polarized to the daughter cell; contains a conserved cysteine rich palmitoylated domain (CYSPD, aka CYSTM); related proteins in other organisms may be involved in response to stress) has translation MSQQQGYYQQGPPQQGYYQQGPPQQGYYQQGPPQQGYPQQQPVYVQQGQPKEESCLDSCLKCLCCCFLLELVCDN, from the coding sequence ATGAGCCAACAACAAGGTTACTACCAACAAGGACCCCCACAGCAAGGTTATTATCAACAAGGTCCACCACAACAAGGTTATTATCAACAAGGTCCACCGCAACAGGGTTATCCTCAGCAGCAACCAGTCTATGTCCAACAAGGTCAACCAAAGGAGGAAAGCTGCTTGGACAGTTGTTTAAAATGTTTGTGTTGTTGTTTCTTATTAGAATTGGTATGCGATAACTGA
- a CDS encoding gag protein (Retrotransposon TYA Gag gene co-transcribed with TYB Pol; translated as TYA or TYA-TYB polyprotein; Gag is a nucleocapsid protein that is the structural constituent of virus-like particles (VLPs); similar to retroviral Gag), whose translation MESQQLHQNPHSQHGSAYASVTSKEVPSNQDPLAVSASNLPEFDRDSTKVNSQEETTPGTSAVPENHHHVSPQPASVPPPQNGQYQQHGMMTPNKAMASNWAHYQQPSMMTCSHYQTSPAYYQPDPHYPLPQYIPPLSTSSPDPIDSQDQHSEVPQAKTKVRNNVLPPHTLTSEENFSTWVKFYIRFLKNSNLGDIIPNDQGEIKRQMTYEEHAYIYNTFQAFAPFHLLPTWVKQILEINYSDILTVLCKSVSKMQTNNQELKDWIALANLEYNGSTSADTFEITVSTIIQRLKENNINVSDRLACQLILKGLSGDFKYLRNQYRTKTNMKLSQLFAEIQLIYDENKIMNLNKPSQYKQHSEYKNVSRTSPNTTNTKVTTRNYHRTNSSKPRAAKAHNIATSSKFSRVNSDHINESTVSSQYLSDDNELSLRPATERI comes from the coding sequence atggaatcccaacaattacatcaaaatccacattcCCAACATGGTAGCGCCTAtgcttcggttacttctaaggaagtcccatcaaatcaagatccgttagccgtttcagcttccaattTACCGGAATTTGATAGAGATTCCACTAAGGTTAATTCTCAAGAAGAGACAACACCTGGGAcatcagctgttccagagaaccatcatcatgtctctcctcaacctgcttcagtaccacctCCACAGAATGGACAGTACCAACAGCACGGCATGATGACCCCAAACAAAGCTATGGCCTCTAACTGGGCACATTACCAACAACCATCTATGATGACGTGTTCACATTATCAAACGTCACCTGCGTATTATCAACCGGACCCACACTATCCGCTGCCACAGTATATCCCACCGCTGAGTACTTCCTCACCTGATCCAATCGATTCACAGGATCAACACTCTGAAGTACCTCAAGCTAAGACAAAGGTGAGAAATAATGTCTTACCACCACACACTTTaacatcagaagaaaacttttctacATGGGTTAAATTTTACAtcagatttttgaagaactcTAATCTCGGTGACATTATTCCAAATGACCAGGGtgaaatcaaaagacaaatgacttatgaagaacatgcgtatatatacaatacCTTCCAAGCATTTGCCccatttcatttattgcCAACATGggtaaaacaaattttagaaattaatTATTCTGACATCCTTACAGTCCTTTGTAAAAGTGTGTCCAAAATGCAAACTAACaatcaagaattaaaaGATTGGATAGCTCTTGCCAACCTTGAGTACAACGGAAGTACATCTGCTGatacatttgaaattacaGTCAGCACGATCATTCAAAggctaaaagaaaacaatatcaatgtTAGCGACAGATTGGCCTGTCAACTAATACTTAAAGGTCTATCCGGTGATTTCAAATACCTACGTAATCAATATCGTACCAAAACGAACATGAAACTTTCCCAATTATTCGCTGAAATTCAATTAATATATgacgaaaataaaatcatgaaTCTAAATAAACCGTCCCAATACAAACAACACAGCgaatacaaaaatgttTCTCGCACATCTCCAAACACGACTAACACGAAGGTTACAACTCGTAATTATCATAGAACAAATAGTTCAAAACCAAGAGCAGCAAAAGCTCACAATATTGCTACATCCAGTAAATTCTCAAGGGTGAACAGTGATCACATTAATGAATCAACCGTTTCATCACAATACTTAAGCGATGACAACGAACTTAGTCTTAGGCCAGCAACAGAAAGAATCTAA